The DNA region CGAGAAACGAAGGGGAAAGGATTATCGTCGTTTGAAGGCTCACCGGATGCAAGGTGTCGCGTGTGGCTTGATAACTCGCAGGTTTTGGTActtggttttgttgatgagacgggggaggtgatcGGCGGGGAGCTAAGATCGATTATATGTGAGGCACGGTTTTGGGATGTCTTACTCAACTGGCTGGCTGTCTTGTTTGTGAGAAGGGTTTTTTTGCCTCTCGGTAGATTTCACTTGGTGATATCTCCGTAGACATGATACTTACCCAATCTGTGTGCTGTGATGGTGATAGAAAGGGGCTTAAACACACCGTTCCCAGATGCACCACCCTCAGCCGAGCCAACCGGCGGAGGGAAATGCAGGCGTCGGGTGCATCAACGTCGTCGAAAAATACTTGGGTCCTCCCCAAGTTGGCTGGCGCACCAAGTTCCCGGTTGATGTGTGCCGGGAGGCAGAGAGGCTCCAGATTGCTTGCCGTTGCTGATCAGACTTTTGACACATTTGTCCCGGAACAAATGCCAATGTCAGATattggaaaaaaaaaagtcatcACGAATCGTACGAGGTAGTGGGCAGACAAGCCAGGACAAGGCCTGGTCACTGACTGCGCCAAAAGTCCAAAATCGGCGGCCCGGAATCTAGAGCGATCCCGTCTGGAGCCTATCACACTGGGCCGTCACCCGCGGCGGCCAGCTGTGTGTGTCCAGTCAAGTTTTCAGAGCTGTCATCCGGCTCACCGCGAGGCACACGGGCACAaacagcccagcccagccccaTTCCTGCAAGTTGCACAAACAACATCTCTCTTACTTGTTCTCTCCTTTTCCAAACTACAGCCAGCAGAGAATTGACCCGTCTCCATCGCGCTGGCCCCAAGCTCTCGGGCCGTGCCCGTGCGGATAGACACAACTCTGACATTGCCTGCCGACTTGGCACGATCGGCCAAGACAGCCCACCTGCAAcccaagagagagaagagggtcCTCTTCACCTTGTCCGGAAGCCGGATTGGCAAACTGCGataaccccatccccatccactACCCCCCACCCGccccgtcaccaccccctcgacGGCGCTTCGAACAACAACCATATGGGACCACTCAAGAGGTCATTTTCGCATGTCATGCCTCGAAAACTCCCAGAAATCACCGTTTGATCGGATACGGTCCTGCTTGCTTTTCGtttttctttgtcttttttttatatattttttatactgGAATATTAATTGGTTTTTGCGGCAGCAGCCATGGCGATGGCTACCCTGTCGCCCCTCCTGAACAACCAAACCTCGACTCCTGTCAGCCCtgtcgtcaccaccacgGGCGGTGGCCCACCCGAGTTAAGCGATATCGATTATCTCCGCGAGGTcctggggcagcagcagccacccgACGGCAAAACAGAGGCGGATATCCAGTCGGAGCTTGCTGacaaggcggcggcgttggggatAGAGCTGCCGATTGAAGGGGGGGCGAGGttgacggtggaggagcagctgTCGGGTGGTGAGTCGGATGGTGCTTTTACTAGGCAGCATGGGAGGACGGTGTCGTCGACGAGCTCGAACGAGACGGTTGACTCTGGTTCTGGTTCACATGCGTCGCGCCACTCGATAGTGCTGCCGGCAACGTTGACGGAGTCGgctgcgaggaggaggtcgaggagttTGACTTTTTCGCAGTATGAGAAGTATCTAGGCCAGATCAACCCTGCGCTGGATCAGCCCAAGTTTATGAGGCTGCAGCATGACAAGACGGAGAGGTCGGCGGGGATATTGGTTAGGTCAGggacgaggaagggggtgatggatCTCAAGAGGAGCATTGCTAGCAGGTTAAAGAGAAGGAGAGCtacaccttcctctccgaCGCCCATGTAAGTTTTTCTTGCTCGCGTTGGCACCTCAACGCCATATTGACCCCCTTTTTCCACAGCCCCTGCATCTGCTGCCGCGAAGACTTTTCCCGCgaaaacaacaccctccaaaccctcccgTGCGGCCACACCTACTGTCAAGATTGTCTTGAAGTCATGATCGCCCAGTCCACCTCGGACGAGTCCAAAATGCCTCCCCGCTGCTGCACCcagcccatccccacccccatcatcaagaacgTCCTCCCTCGTGACAAACAGCAGCTATTCCTCAAAGCGGTCCAGCAGTACTCCACCCCCTGGGAAAACCGAATCTTTtgcccaaacaccacctgcGGCGAGTTCATCCCCCCGACCTCCAAAATCGACCCGAAGCACCCCTTTGAAGCGGTGTGCAGGTACTGCCGGACGAGGGTGTGCGTCATGTGCAAACGGAACGCGCACAGGCTGGGACAGGACTGTCCGTCTGATAGGGAGCTGGACGCGGTGCTTAAGATTGGTGAATGTTccgggtggaggaggtgctaCAAGTGCCGGACGTTGGTGGAGCTGGCGCAGGGGTGCACGCATATCACCTGTCGGTGCAAGGCGCAGTTTTGTTACATTTGCGGTGCGGTCTGGGATCCGTGCGTGGGGTGTCCGAATTTTTGcaacggggaggaggagctggagcggaggagggtggcggaggaggcgaggttggcggagctggaggcggaggagctggcgagggagaagttggcggagcaggaggagatggagcggcaggagagggagaggaggacgtTGGATAATGTCGAGTTTAGGATGTTGAAAAGAGAACAAGAGGCGGAGATGCATCGTTTCAGGGCGTTCGAGCTGGGGGCGAAgcagaagatgaaggagaggcaCTCGAAAAAGAGGATGGCGCTGGGGGAGAAGTATGACGAGCTGACGGAGAAGATGAGGGAGAGGCACGCGAAGACGGAGCAGCATTTGGAGGATCGGCAGGTGCTGGCCGAGTTTGAGCTGTTGGCgagtttggaggagaaggagaagaagattagGCTGAAGCTGAAGTATATGGAGGATTATTGCAGTGGGAGGCACCGGCCGTCGGCGAGTGAGCTGAGTGCGGAtccggaggagaggaagatgccgagaCGGGAGATCACGATGAAGGATAGGGAACAGCTGAGGCAGCAGTACTGCATacgggatgggatggagaggaagcaTCAGTCGCAGATTAATGTGCTGAGGGAGAAGCAGGCGAaggcgctggaggagctgattGGACGGCatgagaaggagatggatgcgCTGATGGACAGGCGAGCGGAAGAGATTGAGGATTTGGCGGTTGAGTTTGCaaacgaggaagaagagatggTAGGGGTCTttagggagaggaggaggaggctagAGTGGAAgtgggagttggagatggagatccTTCGAGTGAGAATGGAGAGAGAGCTGGGGGTCGCCTTCGTGAGACTCGGGGGGCCAAAGTGGCCTGAGGAACAACAACTGGTcctgcagcaacagcaaatAGTAGCTGAacacgagcagcagcaggagtaCATATTGCCTgtggtggcggggatggAGAGTATCACGGTAGACGAGGTTCAGGTTGAGCCTGAAGCTGAGGTTGGGATTGCGAAGTAAATTTCCCTTTTCGATTGACACTACCAGACCACACCACACATTTCGTTTTTCCTTTCTTGGA from Podospora pseudoanserina strain CBS 124.78 chromosome 1, whole genome shotgun sequence includes:
- a CDS encoding hypothetical protein (COG:O; EggNog:ENOG503P0FU), producing the protein MAMATLSPLLNNQTSTPVSPVVTTTGGGPPELSDIDYLREVLGQQQPPDGKTEADIQSELADKAAALGIELPIEGGARLTVEEQLSGGESDGAFTRQHGRTVSSTSSNETVDSGSGSHASRHSIVLPATLTESAARRRSRSLTFSQYEKYLGQINPALDQPKFMRLQHDKTERSAGILVRSGTRKGVMDLKRSIASRLKRRRATPSSPTPIPCICCREDFSRENNTLQTLPCGHTYCQDCLEVMIAQSTSDESKMPPRCCTQPIPTPIIKNVLPRDKQQLFLKAVQQYSTPWENRIFCPNTTCGEFIPPTSKIDPKHPFEAVCRYCRTRVCVMCKRNAHRLGQDCPSDRELDAVLKIGECSGWRRCYKCRTLVELAQGCTHITCRCKAQFCYICGAVWDPCVGCPNFCNGEEELERRRVAEEARLAELEAEELAREKLAEQEEMERQERERRTLDNVEFRMLKREQEAEMHRFRAFELGAKQKMKERHSKKRMALGEKYDELTEKMRERHAKTEQHLEDRQVLAEFELLASLEEKEKKIRLKLKYMEDYCSGRHRPSASELSADPEERKMPRREITMKDREQLRQQYCIRDGMERKHQSQINVLREKQAKALEELIGRHEKEMDALMDRRAEEIEDLAVEFANEEEEMVGVFRERRRRLEWKWELEMEILRVRMERELGVAFVRLGGPKWPEEQQLVLQQQQIVAEHEQQQEYILPVVAGMESITVDEVQVEPEAEVGIAK